Proteins from one Xanthocytophaga agilis genomic window:
- a CDS encoding LamG domain-containing protein: protein MQHTVYIRFFLKQIIKQRIQGVLIQPVPGVVLVLLLLFSQRVQAQTAPPTDGLVMHWALEDGASTTLADGSGNNNTGTLSGTVSSTTAGRVGSCLEAASRTGWTAVTSATGGLNWKPTNFTVSFWIAPYSFGTTVSQLGSRVGWGGFIFYMDNYGGMYVGTDQNTCISPYNTSGVSNVQFGTYQWYHMVFTFTAGSSGSTTGTGRVYKNGVLLGSKAMTNPVTWGGFYMSSATAANATHGKIDEVRIYNRALTDTEVFNLAAYPHGPATAVWKSTPVSTDWSTASNWQGELAPTSVSNIVINSCTTCPVLPAATTVSNFAINTGGKLDLNGQTLTAATTTWTSATIQSNGGTIITPYPSWTNCTFFGALSHIMRQKNDAASSPTGNTFKGPVVVTFESGGGAYRPGWNTYEDTYKFVSKSGSYHWPQGEFKEYAEIRNEGGSTNVSASNFRKEALMYNSSASQLNLGTSASSVINFYGPVTFTNQWDPTNWQAWITVGTAGNVIFYDKVTYNCSGGRLEFGTTSGVGKVLFKSTASMEKGTSGYVSGLLNFYNVTVEQGTGPMTIAQNQPAVASASISIASSTFNREVSFKSMDVNISGSVFAEKATFEKTAGNLVNGGISEGRNRFEGDTYFINSSASGQMILGRSNPDIFNGKLFITHGGSSVFGIGYQAAGTQLNNDVTLTTSAGTTGYIEFGGNGGTTLLKDGFKLKTVTFPAGELRLKGFTQLGSDNEQTLSLTGSAGLVFGAGTIFTSVLTATAPRLYLNGSTFKKASTFTKTGTGDNVSLGGNVFNDKVLIRNRASSGTIQMATQVQDQTVKSQ from the coding sequence ATGCAACACACAGTTTATATACGATTCTTTCTCAAACAAATCATAAAACAACGTATTCAAGGTGTATTGATACAACCCGTACCAGGCGTTGTTTTAGTACTACTGCTTTTGTTCAGCCAAAGAGTACAGGCACAGACTGCTCCTCCAACCGATGGGCTGGTGATGCACTGGGCACTGGAAGATGGGGCTTCTACCACGTTAGCCGATGGATCAGGCAATAACAATACAGGAACCTTATCGGGAACAGTAAGTTCTACTACTGCAGGTCGGGTAGGCTCGTGTCTGGAAGCTGCGAGCCGAACAGGTTGGACGGCTGTGACTTCGGCTACTGGAGGGCTTAACTGGAAACCAACCAACTTTACGGTTTCCTTCTGGATTGCTCCCTATTCATTTGGAACCACAGTGTCCCAATTAGGATCACGAGTAGGATGGGGAGGATTTATTTTTTATATGGATAATTATGGTGGGATGTATGTAGGAACCGATCAGAATACCTGTATCAGTCCCTACAATACCTCAGGCGTTTCTAATGTCCAGTTTGGTACGTATCAATGGTATCACATGGTTTTTACCTTTACCGCTGGGAGTAGTGGCAGTACTACCGGAACAGGCAGAGTCTACAAAAATGGAGTGTTACTCGGATCCAAAGCCATGACTAATCCCGTTACCTGGGGTGGATTTTATATGAGTAGTGCCACGGCTGCCAATGCCACCCATGGAAAAATAGATGAGGTGCGTATTTATAACCGTGCACTTACTGACACAGAAGTATTTAACCTGGCTGCTTACCCGCATGGACCGGCTACAGCTGTCTGGAAAAGCACCCCTGTTTCCACTGACTGGAGCACTGCTTCCAACTGGCAGGGAGAACTGGCACCTACCTCAGTAAGTAATATAGTGATTAACAGTTGTACCACCTGTCCTGTGTTACCCGCTGCTACCACAGTGAGTAACTTTGCTATTAATACAGGGGGTAAACTGGATCTAAATGGACAAACCCTGACAGCTGCTACTACTACCTGGACCTCAGCTACCATTCAAAGTAATGGAGGAACCATCATCACACCCTATCCTAGCTGGACAAACTGTACTTTCTTCGGGGCTTTGAGCCATATCATGCGCCAGAAAAATGATGCGGCTAGTTCTCCTACAGGTAATACATTCAAAGGTCCTGTGGTGGTCACGTTTGAATCAGGGGGTGGAGCTTATCGTCCCGGATGGAATACCTATGAAGATACCTATAAGTTTGTCAGCAAATCGGGTAGCTATCACTGGCCACAGGGAGAATTTAAAGAGTATGCTGAAATCCGCAATGAAGGGGGATCAACGAATGTGTCAGCGTCTAATTTCCGCAAAGAAGCGCTGATGTATAATTCTTCAGCCAGTCAGTTAAACCTTGGTACTTCTGCCAGTTCGGTGATAAACTTTTATGGACCAGTGACTTTTACCAACCAGTGGGATCCGACCAACTGGCAAGCCTGGATTACAGTCGGAACAGCAGGAAACGTTATTTTCTATGACAAAGTTACCTACAATTGTAGTGGAGGAAGACTTGAGTTTGGAACGACCAGTGGAGTGGGAAAAGTACTATTTAAATCGACCGCTTCTATGGAAAAAGGGACAAGTGGATATGTGAGCGGGCTACTGAATTTTTATAATGTGACTGTAGAGCAAGGAACAGGACCAATGACCATTGCTCAGAATCAACCGGCTGTGGCCTCTGCAAGTATTAGCATTGCCAGTTCAACTTTCAATCGGGAGGTTAGTTTCAAATCCATGGATGTCAATATCAGTGGAAGTGTTTTCGCAGAAAAAGCCACTTTTGAGAAAACAGCAGGAAACTTAGTGAATGGAGGCATCAGTGAGGGACGTAACAGATTTGAAGGAGATACCTATTTTATTAATTCGTCTGCTTCGGGTCAGATGATTCTGGGTCGCAGCAATCCGGATATTTTCAATGGTAAACTGTTTATCACCCATGGAGGCAGCAGTGTGTTTGGGATTGGGTATCAGGCGGCAGGTACCCAGTTAAATAATGACGTAACACTAACCACTTCCGCAGGCACAACCGGGTATATTGAGTTTGGTGGCAATGGAGGAACTACGCTGCTGAAAGATGGATTTAAGCTAAAAACTGTCACTTTCCCTGCTGGAGAACTGCGTCTGAAAGGTTTTACTCAACTCGGGTCTGATAATGAACAAACACTAAGTTTAACAGGCAGTGCAGGGCTGGTTTTTGGTGCAGGTACTATCTTCACTAGTGTTCTCACTGCTACAGCCCCCAGGTTGTATCTGAATGGAAGCACCTTTAAGAAGGCTTCTACTTTCACCAAAACTGGCACAGGCGATAATGTGAGTCTTGGGGGCAATGTGTTCAATGACAAGGTACTGATCCGTAACCGGGCTTCTTCAGGAACTATTCAGATGGCTACTCAGGTCCAAGATCAAACTGTAAAAAGTCAGTAG
- a CDS encoding gliding motility-associated C-terminal domain-containing protein, with protein MRITFFYQLFLLLLLSISAVAQTPIVFSNPSMEGYVQINIPPPGWDICGEGSTPDTQPGYFGVVTPPSDGKSYVSMVCRSNNTYEAISQKVFLQQGNSYCFRLDLAFSATFTDADGDHRPACLRVWSGNESCDRKELLWVSPRIDHYNWKTYQVSFTSHQAQPLLIFEIYFTESKPYLGRLLIDHIQSVEKADFLPESLTVCVDDSLFVTAASSLPESMTHWQWQDEQGELLSNEQNLWIQKTGKYYLTASNGCVIYRDTMLVKDKECESVFFIPNVFTPNADGRNEIFAFRGFKREGWNLQVCNRWGEIVYQSTNYQQDWTAEGLSSGMYYYRLEKAGFKPKLGWVEVLR; from the coding sequence GTGAGAATCACTTTTTTTTATCAGCTTTTCTTATTGCTATTGCTGAGTATATCAGCCGTAGCACAAACACCTATTGTGTTCTCCAATCCCAGTATGGAAGGGTATGTTCAAATAAATATTCCTCCGCCAGGCTGGGATATTTGTGGAGAAGGAAGCACTCCTGACACACAACCAGGTTATTTTGGCGTGGTTACCCCTCCTTCAGATGGTAAAAGTTATGTAAGCATGGTTTGCCGGAGTAATAATACCTATGAAGCTATTTCACAAAAAGTCTTTCTTCAACAAGGCAATTCCTATTGCTTTCGGCTGGATCTGGCTTTTTCTGCTACGTTTACAGATGCAGATGGGGATCACCGCCCTGCCTGCCTGAGGGTATGGAGTGGCAATGAATCTTGTGACAGAAAGGAACTTTTATGGGTTTCTCCGAGAATTGATCATTACAACTGGAAAACATATCAGGTCTCTTTTACATCGCATCAGGCACAACCCTTACTCATCTTTGAGATTTATTTCACAGAAAGTAAACCCTATCTGGGTCGTCTGCTGATAGATCATATCCAGAGTGTAGAAAAAGCAGACTTTCTTCCCGAATCACTTACTGTCTGTGTAGATGATTCGCTTTTCGTAACAGCGGCCTCTTCTTTGCCAGAATCAATGACTCACTGGCAATGGCAGGATGAGCAGGGAGAATTACTCTCCAACGAGCAGAATCTCTGGATTCAAAAAACAGGAAAATACTATCTGACTGCCAGTAATGGATGTGTGATTTACAGAGATACCATGCTGGTAAAAGACAAAGAATGTGAGTCGGTATTTTTTATTCCCAATGTATTTACCCCCAATGCAGATGGACGAAATGAAATATTTGCTTTTCGGGGATTCAAACGGGAAGGATGGAATCTGCAAGTCTGTAACCGATGGGGAGAAATTGTCTATCAAAGTACTAATTATCAACAGGACTGGACAGCAGAAGGTCTTTCATCAGGTATGTATTATTACCGCCTGGAAAAAGCTGGATTTAAACCCAAACTTGGTTGGGTAGAAGTGTTACGCTAA
- a CDS encoding DUF6876 family protein, which yields MNASSNGSSNRIPNLNQQLAHFTGSESYYRHMLSRLYYTEGVQYMAEHYRCYWLVDKILIEAALNKNLLKEDFQVWKLTWLREDVFELHCSDGNDRELFKEIIPYSDFVADYLTLWFSDGVLLLPSEY from the coding sequence ATGAATGCTTCTTCTAACGGCTCTTCGAATCGTATCCCGAACTTAAACCAACAGCTGGCTCACTTTACAGGCAGCGAATCGTATTACCGCCATATGCTCTCTCGCCTCTACTATACGGAAGGAGTACAATACATGGCTGAACACTATAGATGCTACTGGCTAGTGGACAAAATCCTGATTGAGGCAGCGCTCAATAAGAATCTGCTTAAAGAAGACTTTCAGGTTTGGAAACTTACATGGCTCAGAGAAGACGTTTTTGAGCTGCATTGTTCAGACGGCAATGACAGGGAATTGTTTAAAGAGATCATTCCCTACTCAGATTTTGTAGCAGATTATCTCACATTGTGGTTTTCAGATGGAGTGCTGCTGCTGCCTTCTGAATATTAA
- a CDS encoding JAB domain-containing protein, which yields MRYLNEIRIHYKRRSLEITSKTIDSSHTAESIFRSIWEEGSLDHRESFYALFLSRSSQVVSYFRVSEGGLSGTVADVKLIFQAALGCNASSIIVAHNHPSGNLKPSQADKDLTEKLRQAGKMLELPLLDHLILSSEGYFSFADEGLL from the coding sequence ATGCGTTATCTAAACGAAATCCGTATCCACTACAAACGCCGCTCTCTGGAAATCACTTCCAAAACCATTGACTCCTCCCACACAGCAGAATCTATCTTCCGGTCAATTTGGGAAGAAGGCTCACTCGATCATCGCGAATCCTTCTATGCACTGTTTCTTTCCCGATCCAGTCAGGTAGTATCCTACTTTCGGGTCAGTGAAGGTGGTCTTTCAGGTACTGTAGCCGATGTGAAACTGATCTTCCAGGCAGCGCTTGGCTGCAATGCCTCCTCTATCATTGTTGCCCATAACCACCCTTCCGGGAATCTCAAACCCTCTCAGGCAGACAAGGATCTGACAGAAAAACTTCGCCAAGCCGGAAAGATGCTGGAACTTCCGCTTCTGGATCATCTGATTCTTAGCAGTGAAGGCTATTTCTCCTTTGCCGATGAAGGGCTTTTATAG
- a CDS encoding tyrosine-type recombinase/integrase, protein MSILYWLRKNQVNRKGECPLWCTISIEQSKAEFSCKITIDPVDWDQKNQIATGPLAGHINVQLELITKKLLEIKLASHALEKTVTPALIKDQFLGKTISRSTFLEMFEKCLKRKTTLSQTTKKRYERRLKHIEAFLKLQRKDKILPEEFTPGLLEELEHYLRTEKKIKSQEYLYRYIDSVREVLRFCKTKQIPIHLGALDYKISKGKPKTPIYMTEQQISDMAAFDHQNFHLIKARDLALFQRYTGFSFGDMMSFDYEKDVIIANNKRWIKKARGKSGQIALLPFFDEALKILQAYEYTLPKISNQKYNAYLGTIGELINLPFKLTSHVMRKTAGALWLQSGVPYALVSSMLGHSNIATTQKHYVRVDLTVLQAYFK, encoded by the coding sequence ATGAGTATTCTTTATTGGCTTAGAAAGAATCAAGTCAATCGTAAAGGTGAGTGTCCACTATGGTGCACTATCTCCATTGAACAAAGTAAAGCAGAGTTCTCCTGCAAGATTACTATTGATCCTGTTGATTGGGATCAAAAAAATCAAATAGCCACTGGTCCGCTTGCTGGACATATAAATGTTCAGCTGGAGTTGATTACTAAAAAGCTCCTGGAAATCAAATTAGCAAGCCATGCACTTGAGAAAACAGTAACACCTGCATTAATCAAAGATCAGTTTTTAGGGAAAACAATTTCCCGATCTACATTTCTGGAGATGTTCGAAAAATGTCTCAAGCGCAAAACTACTCTTAGCCAGACTACTAAAAAGCGCTATGAAAGAAGACTCAAGCACATAGAAGCATTTCTGAAGCTTCAGCGCAAAGACAAAATTTTACCTGAAGAATTCACGCCTGGTCTGCTCGAGGAGCTGGAGCACTATTTACGAACTGAGAAAAAAATTAAATCACAGGAATACCTCTATCGGTATATTGATTCTGTAAGAGAGGTATTACGATTTTGTAAAACAAAGCAGATTCCCATACACCTGGGAGCACTAGATTATAAAATTTCAAAAGGTAAACCTAAAACACCAATCTATATGACAGAGCAACAGATCAGCGACATGGCCGCATTTGATCACCAGAATTTTCACCTTATTAAAGCTAGGGATTTAGCATTATTTCAGAGATACACTGGCTTTTCTTTTGGTGATATGATGAGTTTCGATTACGAGAAAGATGTTATTATAGCCAATAATAAAAGGTGGATAAAGAAAGCAAGGGGTAAATCCGGACAGATAGCACTGTTGCCTTTTTTTGATGAGGCGCTGAAGATCCTGCAAGCCTATGAGTATACTTTGCCAAAAATCAGCAATCAAAAGTATAATGCATACCTGGGAACAATAGGAGAGCTGATAAACTTACCTTTCAAACTTACCAGCCATGTGATGAGAAAAACAGCTGGCGCTCTCTGGCTCCAGTCTGGTGTTCCGTATGCTCTTGTAAGTAGTATGCTTGGACATTCTAACATTGCTACCACACAAAAGCACTATGTAAGAGTAGATCTTACAGTATTACAAGCGTATTTCAAATAG
- a CDS encoding HEPN domain-containing protein: protein MLTVSRYSIVQNTKSFVFLGDWIDAKQLVPLQLFDHYQLVKASKVQIEYIKRQIDYLLLANVPNIWTNKFEIERVPTSNGVLYQGVPEAKWNYYVIEHKRRQAGNSLKLALTLSSLDLTVLFEVYFDQNNDISTRHIPNYLMDGLSTFNYTYDTSSPFYFYQQGPKIIDNKGIEELNFIYQKCINFKHKPAFDFIQKALKDFLEVKSISDSSAFKILSYFSILELVLTTNQNRTPGGVSLTHQLQKKMSLLNNRFSEPIDFQKHFKTPNTVNWDKLIEKLYDYRSSIAHGTQADFSDKLSMLKDRYKVLDFVKELCRKVLLQALIEPQLITDLKQC from the coding sequence ATGCTTACTGTCTCTAGATATTCTATAGTTCAAAATACTAAATCTTTTGTTTTTTTGGGAGATTGGATTGATGCTAAACAATTAGTGCCACTTCAACTATTCGATCATTATCAATTAGTCAAAGCTTCAAAAGTTCAAATAGAGTACATCAAAAGACAGATTGACTATTTATTGTTAGCAAATGTACCTAATATATGGACAAACAAATTTGAAATAGAAAGAGTCCCTACAAGCAATGGCGTCCTTTATCAGGGTGTTCCTGAAGCAAAGTGGAATTATTATGTGATTGAACACAAAAGAAGGCAAGCCGGAAACTCTTTAAAACTTGCGCTTACGTTATCATCGCTTGATTTAACTGTTTTATTTGAAGTATACTTTGATCAAAATAATGACATTTCAACACGGCATATACCAAATTATTTAATGGATGGCCTTTCAACATTTAATTATACCTATGATACATCAAGCCCTTTTTATTTTTATCAACAAGGGCCTAAAATAATAGATAATAAAGGTATAGAAGAACTCAATTTTATTTATCAGAAATGTATAAATTTTAAACATAAACCAGCTTTTGATTTTATTCAAAAGGCATTAAAGGATTTCTTAGAAGTAAAAAGCATATCTGATAGCTCTGCATTTAAAATATTGTCATATTTCTCTATCCTAGAATTAGTTTTGACTACTAATCAGAATAGAACCCCAGGAGGAGTCTCCTTGACTCATCAACTTCAAAAAAAGATGTCTCTTCTTAATAATCGATTCTCCGAGCCAATTGATTTTCAAAAACATTTTAAAACACCAAATACAGTTAACTGGGATAAACTCATAGAGAAACTCTATGACTATCGAAGTAGTATTGCTCATGGTACACAAGCTGACTTTAGTGACAAATTATCAATGCTTAAAGACAGATATAAGGTGTTAGATTTTGTAAAAGAATTGTGTCGAAAGGTATTACTTCAAGCACTCATTGAACCCCAATTAATTACAGATTTAAAACAGTGCTAG
- a CDS encoding leucine-rich repeat domain-containing protein, which yields MDTTLEKENCMQLLQSGQLENIQLGLETAQSLSLDIGEFITDMEILYKWMTTGQERKESTLAEKILRVYSGWEYVHPREVLDMSNTSPYEIKEVPTQIRYLTHLREFIINGQFVKTLPDELAQLTGLQKVDLYFNPLGHFPKAIGSLTQLKELRLGMTKLKELPDEIWNLTQLETLDLHSNQLTEISPQIERLVNLQDLDLRGSKLDEFPNIWNLTKLETLVLSHCQLQKIPTLIGNLVKLKVLDLGTNQIDNCPAEIGKLTQLISLALDTNQLTQVPLEIVQLKKLQTLELQRNQLQHLPEQIRLLPELKYIYLKGNPMSEQTIAQIREWLPNCKVDF from the coding sequence ATGGATACTACACTCGAAAAAGAAAATTGTATGCAATTATTGCAGTCCGGGCAACTGGAAAATATTCAGCTTGGATTAGAAACCGCCCAATCGTTATCTCTTGATATAGGCGAGTTCATAACCGATATGGAAATCCTCTATAAATGGATGACTACCGGCCAGGAACGAAAAGAGTCCACACTGGCAGAAAAGATTTTGCGGGTTTATTCCGGCTGGGAGTATGTGCATCCAAGAGAGGTACTGGATATGAGCAACACAAGCCCCTATGAAATTAAAGAAGTTCCTACACAGATCCGCTATCTGACACATCTGAGAGAATTTATTATCAATGGGCAATTCGTAAAAACGCTTCCCGATGAATTAGCACAATTAACTGGATTGCAGAAAGTTGATTTGTATTTCAATCCGCTTGGTCATTTTCCAAAGGCTATTGGCTCACTAACCCAATTGAAAGAATTGAGGCTGGGCATGACTAAGTTAAAAGAACTGCCAGATGAAATCTGGAATCTAACTCAGTTGGAAACACTGGATCTACATTCGAATCAGCTTACAGAAATATCGCCACAGATTGAACGTTTAGTAAACCTGCAGGATCTGGACTTGAGAGGTAGTAAGTTAGATGAATTTCCAAATATTTGGAATCTGACAAAGCTTGAAACACTGGTTCTGTCACATTGCCAGTTACAGAAGATTCCTACCTTGATTGGAAACCTGGTTAAACTAAAGGTGCTTGATTTGGGTACCAATCAGATTGACAACTGTCCGGCAGAGATAGGAAAATTAACTCAGCTGATAAGTTTGGCTCTTGATACCAATCAATTGACGCAAGTTCCTTTAGAGATAGTGCAGCTAAAAAAACTACAAACATTAGAGTTACAACGTAATCAACTTCAGCACCTGCCCGAACAAATACGGTTACTACCTGAGTTAAAGTATATATACCTAAAGGGAAACCCTATGTCTGAGCAAACCATAGCCCAGATCCGCGAGTGGCTACCTAACTGTAAGGTAGATTTCTAA